ATGCATGCCATCGTCGTCTCGACCCCAGGCGGACGGTCCGCACTCCAGCACACGAAGGTGCCCGCTCCGTCCCCCGGTCCCGGCGAGGTCCTCGTCGAGGTCGAGGCGGCCGGTGTGAACTTCATCGACGTCTACCAGCGTGAGGGTCGCTATCCGCTGCCGACACCGTTCACCTTGGGTCTGGAAGGCGCCGGCACCGTCTCCGCCGTGGGGGAAGGCGTCGACGACATCGCGGCAGGCGACCGGGTGGGCTGGGTCAACTCCCTCGGCACCTACGCGGAGAAGGTCGTCGTCCCCGCCTCCCAGGCCATCCCGCTGCCGGACGGCCTCGCCGCGGACCTCGCGGCGGCCGTCCTGCTGCAGGGCCTCACCGCGCACTACCTGACCCACTCGCTGTACGAGGTGAGATCTGGGGACGACGTGCTCGTGCACGCGGCGGCCGGTGGTATGGGCCTGCTGCTCACCCAGATGGTGAAGCTGCGCGGCGGCCGGGTGATCGGCACCGTCTCCACCGAGGAGAAGGAGAAGACGGCTCGCGAGGCCGGCGCCGACGACGTGCTGCGCTACGAGGGCTTCGCCGACAAGGTCCGCGAACTGACCGACGGCAAGGGTGTGCACGTGGTGTACGACGGCGTCGGCGCGGCGACCTTCGACGGCAGCCTCGCGTCACTGCGGATCCGCGGCATGCTGGCCCTGTACGGCGCGGCGAGCGGCCCGGTGGAGCCGATCGACCCGCAGCGGCTCAACCAGGGTGGTTCGCTGTACCTGACCCGGCCCACCCTCGCGCACTACACCCTCACCCGCGACGAGCTGCTGTGGCGCGCGAGCGACGTGCTCGGCTGGGTCGAGTCCGGTGCGCTGAAGGTGCACGTCTCCGAGCGCTACCCGCTGGCCGACGCGGCACGGGCCCACGAGGCCCTGGAGGGCCGCCGCACCACAGGCAAGCTGCTGCTGATCCCGTGACGCGTGGCCGTGGTGGTGATCACGGATCAGGTCGTCGCGAGGCCGAACAGCACGACACCGAGGTAGATCCCTCCGGCGATCGCCACCACGTGCAGCACGATCGACCACACACGCAAAGCGGTCTCTTCGCTCATCAACGACCTCCCGAGCCGTTCAGCAGGCGTGCCTTCGCGGCGGCGTACTCGGCGTCGTCCAGCCGTCCCGTGCGGTGCAGCGCCGACAGCCGTTCGAGCTGACCCACCAGGTCGCCGCCACCCGAGGACGCCACATCCTGCGGTCGCAGCTCCACGAACCGCGAGGCCGGCCGCGGCGGCGGCGCGTCCTGCGGGGCCGTGTCCTCACCGGGGAGGGTCACCCTGGTCGTCCAGCGCACCCCACCGGGCCCCGGCGCCGGCGGCGCGGCCTTCGGCGCCGTACCCCAGAAGACCGCTCGCGCCGCCTGCCGGTTGAACAGCAACGCCAGCGGAGCGCCACCCATGAGCAGGAACAGGACCGCGCAGATCATGAAGCCCCACTCGATCCCCGGCCCGGCCACCGCCGACTCCAGGAAGGCCCACCCGAGGCTGAGGAACAGCGCGGGCCACGCCAGCGGCGTCAGCCTCGGCCCCACCGGCAGCGAGCTCGCCAGATAAATCCCGAGCGCCGCGATACCTCCGAAAATGGACACCGGCATGATCCAGGCGATCCCGTCGGGACACGGCGTCGCCACGACGTACGGCCCGCCGGAGCCGCAGCTCCCGCCGACGCTCATCACGGCACGCGAGCCGAGGAACAGCAACGTCAGGCAGCACGCCAGGCCGGCCAGCCCGAGCAGTGTTCCCAGTGACTTCCTGGCCAGTCGGCGGGGGTTGATCACGCCCGTATGTTAGGTCACGGCCCCGGATTAAGGAACGAACTATCTGAATTGATAATCCATCCCTTTTTCCACAAATGAGTCGACCAGGTGGTTAACCGGAATTGTCATGACGTCTCCGGCGGCCACCCGATCAGTCTGGCGCCGAGCACCGCCGTCTCCAGCGTGAACCGCTGCGTCGGATCATCCGGCGAGAACCCCGTGAGCCGCCGTATCCGCTCCAGCCGGTACGTCACCGCGCGCGGACTGATGCCGAGCCTGCGCGCCGCCGCCGTCTGGTTGCCCTGCGACGCGAACACCGCCTCCAACGTCTCGAGCAGCGGCCCCGGACCGCCCCTGGCCCGCGCCAGCGGATCGAGCACCGTCCCCACCAGGTCCTCGATGGCCTCCCTGTCCCGCAGCAACACCGGGAAGACCAGCAGGTCGGCGGCCTTCAGCACCTGCGGCCGCAACCCCAGCGCGTCCCCCAGCCTGATCGCGTCCGCCGCCTCACGGTACGACGTCACGACCCCGCCGGGCCCGCGATGCGGCCGTCCCACACCGACCCGCCAGTCCGCCGCCAGCGCCGACCGTACGTGATGGGTGAACTCCCCCGTCGCCGCCGTCAGGGCCCCCGGCGCCACGCACACCAGCAACCCGTCCCTGGCCGCCACCAGGATGTTGTGCGACCCGAACCGCGTCACCAGCGCCTGCTCGACCCGGCGGACCAGCGGATCGCCGTCCACCACGGCCTTGGCGTCCCTCGCCACCGCCACGACGTACGGCTCGGCCAGCCGCAACCCGAACTGCTCGGCCCGCTCGGCCAGCCGGTCCGCGCGTCCCTGGAGCAGATCGTCGACGAACGACCGCCGCGCCGCCTCCTGCTCACGCAGGGCTTTGTGCTGCGCTCCCTCGTACCCCTCGGCGTACGCGGCGACCGCACGGCGCAGGGCCCCGAGCGCCGGCGCGCCGGCCGAGGTCAACGTGAGCTCGGCGGTGAGCAGGCAGGCGTCCACGAGCGCACGCATCGGCACCCCCCGCTCCGCGGCGGACGCACCGCTGGCGCGTAACTCGTCGATGGCGTCCCTGGCAGGCAGGCGGCCGGTCGCGTCGGCCGCCTCCAGAACCGCCGGATACCCGCCGAGCAGATCCGCGGGCACCCCGGTCGCCTCGCTCACCTGAGCGAGAACGTTCATCAGACTCCTACATCACGCCGGTCGAAGGAGAGGACGGCGGTCACGACCAGAACCACGGTGCCGGCGAGCAGCACGAGGTAGTCGGCCACCGGGACGCCGCCGTACAGCGGGGACCCCTCACTGTAGTAACGGAACGGCGAGAGCCAGGCGAGCCAGTCCATCACCGGGACGTCCTTGGCCAGCGCGTTCACGACGTACGACGCCACCGCGTACACACCCGTCACAGCCAGGGCCAGGGACTTGCGTCCCGTGATCGCCCCCACGGTGAGCGTCATCGTGCCGAACAGCAGGACCAGCAGGAACAGGCCGAGATGTGCCGCGAGGATCCGGCCCACCGGCACCCCGAGATCCACGGCGCTCGCCGCCAGGATGACGAACACGAACGACGCCACCGCCACGGCGAACAACGCCAGCGCCAGCGCCCCGTACCGCTCCAGCAGCAACCGGCCCCGGGTGATCGGCAAAGTGAGGGTCAGCTCCAGCGTGCCGGACTCCTCCGGCGCGGCGATCGCGCGGTTGGCGATGGCGACCGCGCACATGATGAACAGCAACGGCACGAAGAACTGGTAGAGGATCGCCTGGAGGAAACCGGCGCCACTGGTGATGTCCTCGAAACCGCCGAGCAGTTTACGGATGCTGTCGGGGTACTTCGTCATGGCCGCCTGCGAGTACAGGCCCGGGTTGTCGCGGATCTGCGGGAAGAACGACGTGTATCCCCCGGCGAACAGGCAGATCCCGACGGTCCAGCCGATCAGCGCGCGGCGGTAGTCGCGCAGCGTCTTACGCATGAGCGTGGGCATGGTGCTCCTCCTCGCTGTAGTAGGTGAGGAAGATCTCCTCCAGGTCCGGCTCCGCGCTGACCATGTGAACGACGGTGAACCTCGCCGCCGCCTTCACCAGCGCGTCCGGACGGCCGTCGATGGTGCACCGCACGCTCGCGCCTTCGACCTTCAGGTCCCGCACCCCCGGCAGATCCCGGAACGCCTCCTCAGGCACCGGCGCGTCGAAGTGGAATTCCACCCTTCTGACGGCCTTCTCCCTGAGCGCCGCGACATCCTCCACCGCGACCAGTCGCCCCTTGCGCACGATGCCGACCCGGTCCGACACATGCTCCACCTCGGCCAGCACGTGCGAGGACATCAGCACCGTACGTCCCGCCGTCCTCGCCTCCCGCACCATGGCGAGGAACTCCTGCTGTACCAGGGGATCGAGCCCGCTCGTCGGCTCATCCAGGATCAGGAACTCCGGTTCGTGCATGAACGCCTGGATCAGCCCGACCTTCTGCCGGTTCCCCTTGGACAGCTGCCCCATCCGTACCGACAGATCAGCCTCCAGCCGCTCCGCCAGCTCATCGATCCTGTTCCGACCCACCCCGCCCCGCACCCCCGCGAGGAACCGCAGATAGTCCCCCGCCTTCTCCCTGCCTTCGAGCGCCAGCTCCCCCGGCAGATACCCGATCCTGGCCCTGACGCCGGCATCCCGGGGATCCATTCCCAATACTCGCACCACACCGCGCGTCGGCCGTATCACATCCAGAAGCAGCCGGATCGTCGTCGTCTTCCCAGCCCCGTTGGGCCCGAGATACCCGAACACCTCCCCCGGCCGGATCTCCATCGTGAGATCCTCCAGCCCCCGCCGCTCCCCGTAGAACTTCGTCAGCCCTTCGGCCTCCACCACAACTGTCATGCCGACATGGTGACCCCCACCCACCCCGCACCGACATCACACATCCCCCACACTTACCGGCCCCTTCCTTTCCCGAACCCGGCAACCACCGCATCGAAGGGCCGCACGACCAGCACCCCGAGCTGGCCGATCTCCGTGCACGGCTCGGCGTGCGCGGCTGGGACAACCAGCGCAACGGTCACACCGGCGTCCCCGGACGGTTCACCCTGGCCGGACTTCGTCACCGACCCTCAGCTCACCAAGGTTCCTCGGCACCAGCCGGATGCCGAACCACGTCTTCCCGTCCCACCGGCGATGCTTGGCCAACGTTCTCAGCGGCTCCTTGCCACGCTCCTGAGTCCCCGGATCCAAGATGGTCACGGCGCAACGATCACACAACTCCGAGACCCCGAAGTCGATCTCCCCGATCCGAACCGACGTCCAGGCGTCCTCCGCGAACGGCTCCGCACCGTCAATGACGGCATTCGGCCGAAACCGCGCCACATCAAGAGGCCCCGGCACATGCTCCTGCCGTTCCATGGCCCCGTCCGCGATCCAGTCGTCCAAGCGCCGAAGCGAGCTCCTGGAAACCAGCAGCAGCGGCCCATCCCAGAGCCCGTCCTCTTCCTTGCCCCGGCGTCCGGGATCATCCAACCAGACAAGCCGCGCCGGTTCTCCAAGCAGCCGCGTGAACCACTCATGCGCGTCGTCATGAGCGAGCACAGCCCGATCAAGGTTGGAGACCCCCAACCGGATCGTCCCCCCGGCAGCCGGAGGAACCTTGAGCTCCCCCATCCCCTCCGCCGACAGCCAAACCCCACCTTCAGCAGTCTCCACCGCCGAGACCGAAAGAAGCCGAGGATACTCACCGACCCAGATCAGCTTCCCCATCGGATCCACCACACCCCACCGTCGATCACCTTCCAGCCCCCACGGCAGGACCTGGACGGACCGACAGGAAATCCCCTTGGTGGACTTGACGGGATAGATGCGAATCTCCGCTAACTCCATGCGCCAAGAATAAAAGCAACCCCCCAGAGAGCGCTCTCTCAACGAATCACCAATGCCTCAAGACCGTGCCTGATACTGCCGCCGGTCGACGTGCCCTGGGCCGCGGCCGACGTCGAGCTCTATGCGCAGGAAGTCCTCCGGCTCGATGTCCTTGACGAGGAACCGGGCCGCACGCTCGTGGACGACCTGGTGGGGACCTAGGGTCCCCGAGTACAACGAACCCCCCGACCTGCGAGTCACCCACCCTCTTCAACCCCACCTTCTGCAAGACACCACACCCACCGACACACCAACCGCTGCGGACACAACCCCCATCCCCGACACCAAGCGCTGCAGACTAACCACATCACCGACACACCGACCCACCCGGTGCCCCTCCGCCACATCGGCGAGCACCACCGAGTCCACGAACAGCGGCCGCACGGGAGTCGTAACACTCATCGCCCATACAACACCCACCCGGACCGCAACCCCACCACAAACGGCACATACAGCACATCCACTACGAACGGCGACATCCACACCATTGATCGCATTACCTCGAATCGCGACCCCACCACGAACGGCACATTCACGCACCCACCACGGATCGCAACGCGCACCACGGAACGAAACACCCACCACCACCTCCGCACCCCTCCCCGGCGCCGACGCGGCCCGCACCACCTACGGCGAAGCCGGCGCCGCCGTACAGCGTGTCACTTGGCACCGATGCCACAGGTGCCGGCCCCCGTACCTCCAGGAAGACGATGACGATACCTGGAGACCAACCGGTAAACGACCTCGGCGACCCAGCTGATCGGCGGTGTCAGGGCGACATTTCCGAGGATCCGCCACGGCAAGGACGGCTGCACAGCCAGGAGAATGCCGACCGCGCGAGCACCATGAGCACGCATGCCGTCCGGACCGAGCAGCTGCACGGACGCGTTGACCTGAGCCAAGGTGAGCCCATGGCGAGCCAGATCGAGCCCCTGCCACGCCGACACCCTCGGCATGAACGGCAGGTACTTACGCGCGAAATCCAGGCACAGCCGGCAAAAACCACAATCGCCGTCATAGACCAGCAGCATGCTCGTAGCCCCCTGCACCGTGGATCCGACCTGAACCCCTACATTCCGCGACCACGCGACCCTACACATGGATACCGTGATCTCCGGCCCCATGTCCCCAGACGCCGGAGGCATCATGCCGAACGTGATCCCAGACCCGGCTCGGTAACCACACGACACGTCACCCTCCAGACCCGGCTCGGTAACCACGCGACACGTCACCCTCCAGACCCGGCTCGATTACCACGCGACGCGTCACCCTCCAAACTCGACCCGGTAGCGGGCTCCCCGCATACCCGGCACCACACCCCTCCGTCCTCCCACCTCGACACCATCTCGACCGGCGCCGCGACGGCGAGCAGTGGCACGGCGAACCCGGCGCCGCCCTACGGCCCCCGCCACCTCACCTGCGGACAGTCGGCCGTCCCCGCAGCCCCCAGGACACCCCCACGGCCAGCACCCCCGCCGCCACCCCCACAACCCGCGCAAGCCGCACAGCTCGCCGGATGTCAG
The window above is part of the Sphaerisporangium rubeum genome. Proteins encoded here:
- a CDS encoding quinone oxidoreductase family protein, producing MHAIVVSTPGGRSALQHTKVPAPSPGPGEVLVEVEAAGVNFIDVYQREGRYPLPTPFTLGLEGAGTVSAVGEGVDDIAAGDRVGWVNSLGTYAEKVVVPASQAIPLPDGLAADLAAAVLLQGLTAHYLTHSLYEVRSGDDVLVHAAAGGMGLLLTQMVKLRGGRVIGTVSTEEKEKTAREAGADDVLRYEGFADKVRELTDGKGVHVVYDGVGAATFDGSLASLRIRGMLALYGAASGPVEPIDPQRLNQGGSLYLTRPTLAHYTLTRDELLWRASDVLGWVESGALKVHVSERYPLADAARAHEALEGRRTTGKLLLIP
- a CDS encoding SHOCT domain-containing protein, coding for MINPRRLARKSLGTLLGLAGLACCLTLLFLGSRAVMSVGGSCGSGGPYVVATPCPDGIAWIMPVSIFGGIAALGIYLASSLPVGPRLTPLAWPALFLSLGWAFLESAVAGPGIEWGFMICAVLFLLMGGAPLALLFNRQAARAVFWGTAPKAAPPAPGPGGVRWTTRVTLPGEDTAPQDAPPPRPASRFVELRPQDVASSGGGDLVGQLERLSALHRTGRLDDAEYAAAKARLLNGSGGR
- a CDS encoding PucR family transcriptional regulator, translated to MNVLAQVSEATGVPADLLGGYPAVLEAADATGRLPARDAIDELRASGASAAERGVPMRALVDACLLTAELTLTSAGAPALGALRRAVAAYAEGYEGAQHKALREQEAARRSFVDDLLQGRADRLAERAEQFGLRLAEPYVVAVARDAKAVVDGDPLVRRVEQALVTRFGSHNILVAARDGLLVCVAPGALTAATGEFTHHVRSALAADWRVGVGRPHRGPGGVVTSYREAADAIRLGDALGLRPQVLKAADLLVFPVLLRDREAIEDLVGTVLDPLARARGGPGPLLETLEAVFASQGNQTAAARRLGISPRAVTYRLERIRRLTGFSPDDPTQRFTLETAVLGARLIGWPPETS
- a CDS encoding ABC transporter permease subunit, which produces MPTLMRKTLRDYRRALIGWTVGICLFAGGYTSFFPQIRDNPGLYSQAAMTKYPDSIRKLLGGFEDITSGAGFLQAILYQFFVPLLFIMCAVAIANRAIAAPEESGTLELTLTLPITRGRLLLERYGALALALFAVAVASFVFVILAASAVDLGVPVGRILAAHLGLFLLVLLFGTMTLTVGAITGRKSLALAVTGVYAVASYVVNALAKDVPVMDWLAWLSPFRYYSEGSPLYGGVPVADYLVLLAGTVVLVVTAVLSFDRRDVGV
- a CDS encoding ABC transporter ATP-binding protein → MTVVVEAEGLTKFYGERRGLEDLTMEIRPGEVFGYLGPNGAGKTTTIRLLLDVIRPTRGVVRVLGMDPRDAGVRARIGYLPGELALEGREKAGDYLRFLAGVRGGVGRNRIDELAERLEADLSVRMGQLSKGNRQKVGLIQAFMHEPEFLILDEPTSGLDPLVQQEFLAMVREARTAGRTVLMSSHVLAEVEHVSDRVGIVRKGRLVAVEDVAALREKAVRRVEFHFDAPVPEEAFRDLPGVRDLKVEGASVRCTIDGRPDALVKAAARFTVVHMVSAEPDLEEIFLTYYSEEEHHAHAHA
- a CDS encoding MOSC domain-containing protein; translation: MELAEIRIYPVKSTKGISCRSVQVLPWGLEGDRRWGVVDPMGKLIWVGEYPRLLSVSAVETAEGGVWLSAEGMGELKVPPAAGGTIRLGVSNLDRAVLAHDDAHEWFTRLLGEPARLVWLDDPGRRGKEEDGLWDGPLLLVSRSSLRRLDDWIADGAMERQEHVPGPLDVARFRPNAVIDGAEPFAEDAWTSVRIGEIDFGVSELCDRCAVTILDPGTQERGKEPLRTLAKHRRWDGKTWFGIRLVPRNLGELRVGDEVRPG
- a CDS encoding thiol-disulfide oxidoreductase DCC family protein, with the protein product MLLVYDGDCGFCRLCLDFARKYLPFMPRVSAWQGLDLARHGLTLAQVNASVQLLGPDGMRAHGARAVGILLAVQPSLPWRILGNVALTPPISWVAEVVYRLVSRYRHRLPGGTGAGTCGIGAK